The proteins below are encoded in one region of Macaca nemestrina isolate mMacNem1 chromosome 10, mMacNem.hap1, whole genome shotgun sequence:
- the LOC105473330 gene encoding BBSome complex assembly protein BBS10, which yields MNSPRESGKGLGLPLLVQLLEILVFLTAFADNRAAHPTWQSCGAFPPSGQKGSPLAQPRSRVTGFRVFSPPIPFPAVPPLFSVGPGVLQAGQKGEAAQMLSSMAATGSLKAALQVAEVLEAIVSCCMGPEGRQVLCTKPTGEVLLSRNGGRLLEALHLQHPIARMIVDCVSSHLKKTGDGAKTFIIFLCHLLRGLHAVTDREKDPLMCENIQTHGRHWKNCCQWKFISQALVTFQTQILDGIMDQYLSRHFLSIFSSAKERTLCRSSLELLLEAYFCGRVGKNNHKFISQLMCDYFFKCMTCKTGIDVFELVDDYFVELNVGVTGLPVSDSRIIAGLVLQKDFSVYCPADGDIRMVIVTETIQPLFSTSGSEFILNSEAQFQTSQFWIMEKTKAIMKHLRSQNVKLLLSSVKQPDLVIYYAGVNGISVVECLSSEEVSLIRRIIGLSPFVPPQAFSQCEISNTALVKFCKPLILRSKRYVHLGLIGTCTFIPHCVVLCGPVQGLIEQHEDALHGAFKMLRQLFKDLDLNYMTQTSDQNGTSSLFIYKNSGESYQAPDTGKGSIQRPYQDTVVENKDELEKTQTYLKVHSNLVISDVELETYIPYSTPTDTFETDETLKCLSLERNMLTDDYEPLLKNNSTAYSTRGNNRIDISYENLQVTNITGKGSMLPVSCKLQNMGDSQSYLSSSMPAGCVLPVGGNFEILLHYYLLNYAKKCHQSEETMVSMIIANALLGIPRVLYKSKTGKYSFPHIYIRAVHALQTNQPLVSSQTGLESVTGKYQLLTSVLQCLTKILTIDLVITVKRHPQKVHNQDSEDEL from the exons ATGAATTCACCTAGGGAGTCGGGGAAGGGCTTAGGGTTGCCGCTCCTGGTACAGCTGCTGGAAATCCTAGTCTTTTTAACTGCCTTCGCAGACAACAGGGCAGCTCACCCCACCTGGCAAAGCTGCGGGGCTTTTCCACCAAGCGGACAGAAGGGCAGCCCTCTCGCCCAACCAAGAAGCCGTGTTACCGGCTTCCGGGTTTTCTCCCCGCCTATTCCGTTTCCGGCCGTTCCCCCGCTTTTTTCGGTCGGCCCCGGTGTTCTGCAAGCAGGCCAAAAAGGGGAAGCGGCCCAGATGCTAAGTTCTATGGCCGCCACAGGGTCTTTGAAGGCGGCGTTGCAGGTGGCCGAGGTGCTGGAAGCCATCGTAAGCTGCTGCATGGGGCCCGAGGGACGGCAGGTTTTGTGTACGAAGCCGACTGGCGAGGTGCTTCTCAGCCGGAATGGAGGCCGCCTCCTGGAGGCGCTACACTTACAGCATCCCATAGCCAG GATGATAGTGGACTGTGTTTCcagtcatctcaaaaaaacaggaGATGGtgcaaaaacatttattatctttctttgCCATTTGCTTAGAGGACTTCATGCAGTCACAGACAGAGAAAAGGATCCTTTGATGTGTGAAAACATTCAAACCCATGGAAGGCATTGGAAAAATTGTTGTCAGTGGAAATTTATTTCCCAGGCTCTCGTAACGTTTCAGACACAAATATTAGACGGTATTATGGACCAGTACCTAAGTAGACACTTTTTGTCTATCTTTTCATCTGCTAAAGAGAGAACATTGTGTAGGAGCTCTTTAGAGTTGCTCTTAGAAGCATACTTTTGTGGAAGAGTgggaaaaaataatcacaaatttATTTCACAGTTGATGTGTGACTACTTTTTCAAGTGTATGACTTGTAAAACTGGGATTGATGTGTTTGAGTTAGTGGATGACTATTTTGTAGAGTTGAATGTTGGTGTCACTGGCCTTCCTGTTTCAGATTCCAGGATCATAGCTGGTCTTGTGCTTCAGAAAGATTTTTCTGTGTACTGCCCAGCAGATGGTGACATACGAATGGTGATAGTAACAGAAACCATTCAGCCTCTTTTTTCCACTTCTGGGTCAGAGTTTATTCTAAATTCAGAAGCACAGTTTCAAACATCTCAGTTTTGGATTATGGAAAAGACAAAAGCAATAATGAAACATCTACGTAGTCAGAATGTAAAATTGCTCCTATCTAGTGTGAAACAACCAGATTTAGTTATTTATTATGCAGGGGTGAATGGCATATCAGTGGTTGAGTGTTTATCATCAGAAGAAGTTTCTCTTATCCGGAGGATCATTGGTCTTTCTCCATTTGTACCACCACAGGCCTTTTCACAGTGTGAAATATCTAACACTGCTTTGGTGAAATTTTGTAAACCTCTTATCCTCAGATCCAAAAGATATGTTCATCTTGGCTTGATTGGCACGTGTACATTTATACCACACTGTGTAGTTCTTTGTGGACCAGTGCAGGGTCTCATTGAACAACATGAGGATGCTTTACATGGAGCATTTAAAATGCTTCGGCAATTATTTAAAGACCTTGATCTAAATTACATGACACAAACCAGTGACCAAAATGGCACTTcaagtctttttatttataagaacAGTGGAGAAAGTTATCAAGCACCAGATACTGGTAAGGGCTCAATACAAAGGCCTTATCAGGACACAGTTGTAGAGAACAAAGATGAATTGGAAAAaactcaaacatatttaaaagtacATTCTAATTTGGTAATTTCAGATGTAGAATTAGAAACATATATTCCGTATTCAACCCCAACAGATACATTCGAAACAGATGAAACGCTGAAATGTTTGTCTTTGGAAAGAAACATGCTAACTGATGATTATGAACCATTACTCAAAAACAATTCCACTGCTTATTCAACAAGAGGAAACAatagaatagacatttcttatgAAAATTTACAAGTCACAAATATTACTGGAAAGGGAAGCATGTTACCAGTGAGTTGTAAGTTACAGAATATGGGTGATTCCCAGAGTTACCTTTCCTCATCTATGCCAGCTGGTTGTGTTTTGCCCGTAGGTGGTAATTTTGAGATCTTGTTACATTACTATCTTCTCAACTATGCCAAAAAATGCCATCAATCAGAAGAAACCATGGTTAGTATGATAATAGCTAATGCACTTTTAGGCATTCCCAGAGTCCTTTATAAATCTAAAACAGGAAAGTACAGctttccacatatatatataagagCTGTGCATGCACTGCAAACCAATCAACCCTTGGTAAGCAGTCAGACAGGTTTGGAATCAGTAACAGGTAAATACCAGCTACTAACTTCAGTCCTTCAGTGTTTGACAAAAATATTAACCATTGACTTGGTAATCACTGTTAAGAGACACCCTCAGAAAGTTCACAATCAAGATTCAGAAGATGAACTATAA